One Kitasatospora sp. NBC_01287 DNA window includes the following coding sequences:
- a CDS encoding methylmalonyl-CoA mutase subunit beta — MTVPPEGLPLAAEFPDASREQWRRLVEGVLSKSGTHISAGTPAEDALATALQDDLRARPLYTAEDAPATDSAGFPGFPPFVRGSRPQGSAVGGWDVRQRHADPDPARTAEAVLADLEHGGTSLWLTLGAAGLPVEALPTVLKDVYLDLAAVVLDAGPQAKAAAERFFAVLAERAVPNDAATGNLGADPLGLLARTGDDTATDGLLRDTAELAERCAREYPGLRALTVDALPYHEAGASPAQELGAALATGVAYLRALTTAGPGASGLSIDAAAGQLEFRFAATEDQFLTIAKFRAARRLWSRVTEVAGASPAAGAQRQHAVTSEVMMTTRDPWVNMLRTTVATLAAGVGGADAVTVLPFDHEAGLPDAFARRIARNTQAILLEESHLGRVIDPAGGSWYVEQLTDELARAAWAWFQQLEAAGGQRAALTSGLVGERIAATWAERSVKLAKRREPITGVSEFPNLGEQPLVREAAPAPLGGGLPRVRRAEAFEALRARSDAHLAATGARPKLFLAAIGPAAAHTARTTFAANLFQAGGIETVLGESGEAAALAEAFTASGASISCLCSSDKLYAEHAEAVAAALKAADASRVLLAGRPGEQREAYQRAGVDEFVFAGGDAVAVLTSLLDQIGVAR; from the coding sequence ATGACGGTCCCGCCCGAAGGGCTCCCCCTGGCCGCCGAGTTCCCGGATGCAAGCCGTGAGCAGTGGCGGCGCCTGGTCGAAGGCGTCCTGAGCAAGTCAGGTACGCACATCAGCGCCGGTACGCCGGCCGAGGACGCGCTGGCCACCGCGCTGCAGGACGACCTGCGCGCCCGGCCGCTCTACACGGCCGAGGACGCCCCGGCCACGGACTCGGCAGGCTTCCCCGGCTTCCCGCCGTTCGTCCGCGGCAGCCGCCCGCAAGGCTCGGCCGTCGGCGGCTGGGACGTGCGCCAGCGGCACGCCGACCCGGACCCGGCCCGCACCGCCGAGGCGGTGCTGGCCGACCTGGAGCACGGCGGCACCTCGCTCTGGCTCACCCTGGGTGCGGCGGGCCTGCCCGTCGAGGCGCTGCCCACCGTCCTCAAGGACGTCTACCTCGACCTCGCGGCCGTCGTGCTCGACGCGGGCCCGCAGGCCAAGGCGGCCGCCGAGCGCTTCTTCGCCGTGCTGGCCGAGCGCGCGGTCCCGAACGACGCGGCCACCGGCAACCTCGGCGCGGACCCGCTGGGCCTGCTCGCCCGCACCGGCGACGACACCGCCACCGACGGGCTGCTGCGCGACACCGCCGAGCTGGCCGAGCGCTGCGCCCGCGAGTACCCGGGCCTGCGCGCGCTGACCGTGGACGCGCTGCCCTACCACGAGGCCGGCGCCTCCCCCGCCCAGGAGCTGGGCGCCGCGCTCGCCACCGGCGTCGCCTACCTGCGCGCGCTGACCACCGCCGGGCCTGGTGCCTCGGGGCTGAGCATCGACGCCGCGGCCGGGCAGCTGGAGTTCCGCTTCGCCGCCACCGAGGACCAGTTCCTCACCATCGCCAAGTTCCGTGCCGCGCGCCGCCTCTGGTCCCGCGTCACCGAGGTCGCCGGCGCCTCGCCGGCAGCCGGCGCCCAGCGCCAGCACGCCGTCACCTCCGAAGTGATGATGACCACCCGCGATCCGTGGGTGAACATGCTGCGCACCACGGTGGCCACGCTGGCCGCCGGGGTCGGCGGGGCCGACGCCGTCACCGTGCTGCCCTTCGACCACGAGGCCGGCCTGCCGGACGCCTTCGCCCGCCGGATCGCCCGCAACACCCAGGCGATCCTGCTGGAGGAGTCGCACCTGGGCAGGGTGATCGACCCGGCCGGCGGCTCCTGGTACGTGGAGCAGCTGACCGACGAGCTGGCGCGGGCCGCGTGGGCCTGGTTCCAGCAGCTGGAGGCGGCCGGCGGCCAGCGGGCCGCGCTCACCTCGGGCCTGGTCGGCGAGAGGATCGCCGCCACCTGGGCCGAGCGCTCGGTCAAGCTCGCCAAGCGGCGCGAGCCGATCACCGGCGTCAGCGAGTTCCCGAACCTGGGCGAGCAGCCGCTGGTCCGCGAGGCCGCCCCGGCCCCGCTCGGCGGCGGCCTGCCCCGGGTGCGCCGCGCGGAGGCCTTCGAGGCGCTGCGGGCCCGCTCGGACGCCCACCTGGCCGCCACCGGTGCCCGTCCCAAGCTCTTCCTGGCCGCGATCGGCCCGGCCGCCGCGCACACCGCGCGCACCACCTTCGCCGCCAACCTGTTCCAGGCCGGCGGCATCGAGACGGTGCTCGGCGAGAGCGGCGAGGCGGCCGCGCTGGCCGAGGCGTTCACCGCGAGCGGGGCCTCGATCAGCTGCCTCTGCTCCAGCGACAAGCTCTACGCCGAGCACGCCGAGGCGGTGGCGGCGGCGCTGAAGGCGGCCGACGCCTCCCGGGTGCTGCTGGCCGGGCGGCCCGGTGAGCAGCGCGAGGCCTACCAACGAGCCGGGGTGGACGAGTTCGTCTTCGCGGGCGGCGACGCGGTCGCGGTCCTCACCTCGCTCCTCGACCAGATCGGAGTGGCGCGATGA
- a CDS encoding SAM-dependent methyltransferase, producing MAKDVWARMDQDGMADPPEIDTTVAHSARMYDYWLGGKTNFAPDRALGDAVEQLIPTIRTMAQENRRFLGRAVRHLVREQGIRQFLDIGTGIPTEGNTHEVAQLADPTARVVYVDNDPIVLAHARALMDSSPAGRTAYLHADLREPEAILSHPALRQTLDLTRPVALMLISVLMLVADADDPWKHVATLLDALPAGSCVAVSHVTADFDPAAVGAVVDAEDEGRMTLVPRGRAEVARFFGDWELLEPGLSPVLAWRPDGAAPARPEAAYYWAGVARKRG from the coding sequence ATGGCGAAGGACGTGTGGGCCCGGATGGACCAGGACGGCATGGCGGACCCGCCGGAGATCGACACCACGGTCGCCCACTCCGCGCGGATGTACGACTACTGGCTCGGTGGGAAGACCAATTTCGCGCCGGACCGCGCGCTGGGTGACGCCGTCGAGCAGCTGATCCCGACGATCAGGACCATGGCCCAGGAGAACCGCCGCTTCCTCGGCCGCGCCGTCCGGCACCTGGTGCGCGAACAGGGGATCCGGCAGTTCCTGGACATCGGCACCGGCATCCCGACCGAGGGCAACACCCACGAGGTGGCCCAACTCGCCGACCCGACCGCCCGGGTGGTGTACGTCGACAACGACCCGATCGTGCTGGCCCACGCCCGCGCGCTGATGGACAGCTCCCCGGCGGGCCGCACCGCCTACCTGCACGCCGACCTGCGCGAGCCCGAGGCGATCCTCTCCCACCCGGCCCTGCGGCAGACGCTCGACCTGACGCGGCCGGTGGCCCTGATGCTGATCAGCGTGCTGATGCTGGTCGCCGACGCGGACGACCCCTGGAAGCACGTCGCCACCCTCCTCGACGCGCTCCCGGCCGGCAGCTGCGTCGCGGTCAGCCACGTCACCGCCGACTTCGACCCCGCCGCGGTGGGCGCCGTGGTCGACGCCGAGGACGAGGGCCGGATGACCCTGGTGCCGCGCGGGCGGGCCGAGGTGGCCCGGTTCTTCGGCGACTGGGAGCTGCTGGAGCCCGGCCTCTCCCCGGTGCTGGCCTGGCGCCCGGACGGCGCGGCCCCCGCGCGCCCCGAGGCCGCCTACTACTGGGCGGGCGTGGCCCGCAAGCGCGGCTGA
- a CDS encoding DinB family protein, translating to MLAKHRQFLRFTTRDLTDEQAGRRTTASELCLGGLVKHVTSVERGWANFIVRGPSAVGDFSTMTEADFARRADEFRLLPGETLARVLADYAEVARRTDELVATLPDLSLTQPLPKAPWFEPGGRWSARRVLMHIIAETAQHAGHADIIRESLDGAKSMG from the coding sequence ATGCTGGCCAAGCACCGGCAGTTCCTGCGCTTCACCACCCGCGACCTCACCGACGAGCAGGCCGGCCGGCGGACCACCGCCAGCGAGCTGTGCCTGGGCGGCCTGGTCAAGCACGTCACCTCGGTCGAGCGGGGCTGGGCGAACTTCATCGTGCGGGGCCCCTCGGCGGTGGGCGACTTCAGCACCATGACCGAGGCCGACTTCGCCCGCCGGGCCGACGAGTTCCGGCTGCTGCCCGGCGAGACGCTGGCCCGCGTGCTGGCCGACTACGCCGAGGTGGCCCGTCGCACCGACGAGCTGGTCGCCACCCTGCCCGACCTGAGCCTCACTCAGCCGCTGCCGAAGGCACCGTGGTTCGAGCCGGGTGGGCGGTGGTCGGCGCGCCGGGTACTGATGCACATCATCGCCGAGACCGCTCAGCACGCGGGCCACGCCGACATCATCCGCGAAAGCCTGGACGGCGCCAAGAGCATGGGCTGA
- the speB gene encoding agmatinase, giving the protein MRARRRLKDVPEVRRRELVERGLDLGLEAARSVRDRDISLFSRGLDPMFAGPTTFLKSPYVENIRDIGRYDVAVVGAPFDMGTTYRPGARFGPQAVRRISALYDSYSPDLGMDLLEEITIGDAGDIFVIPANIEKTFDQVDLGVSHIVDTGAFPVIIGGDHSIGYPDAKALAGHVDGKLGIIHFDRHIDTAITTMDERMHTTHWSHATDLPNVPAANLVQIGIGGWIGNHSGVQVAEERDTTVITMFDVEELGIAHAMEIALEIAWKDAAAVYLSFDIDVVDPGYAPGTGTPEPGGMSPREALKAVRTVAQEGLIGMDLVEISPPYDVADCTSQLGARVIMDTLATLVENGHLGTRLTADQRAEAEQRRDRAAGIVDDH; this is encoded by the coding sequence ATGCGTGCCCGGCGCCGGCTCAAGGACGTGCCGGAGGTCAGACGGCGCGAACTGGTCGAGCGCGGCCTGGACCTCGGCCTGGAGGCGGCGCGGTCGGTCAGGGACCGCGACATCTCACTCTTCTCCCGGGGCCTGGACCCGATGTTCGCCGGCCCCACGACCTTCCTGAAGTCGCCCTACGTGGAGAACATCCGCGACATCGGCCGTTACGACGTGGCCGTGGTGGGCGCCCCGTTCGACATGGGCACCACCTACCGCCCCGGTGCGCGCTTCGGCCCGCAGGCCGTTCGGCGCATCTCGGCCCTCTACGACTCCTACAGCCCCGACCTCGGCATGGACCTGCTGGAGGAGATCACCATCGGCGACGCCGGTGACATCTTCGTGATCCCCGCCAACATCGAGAAGACCTTCGACCAGGTCGACCTCGGGGTCTCGCACATCGTGGACACCGGCGCCTTCCCCGTCATCATCGGGGGCGACCACAGCATCGGTTACCCGGACGCGAAAGCCCTGGCCGGACACGTCGACGGCAAGCTCGGGATCATCCACTTCGACCGGCACATCGACACCGCCATCACCACCATGGACGAGCGCATGCACACCACGCACTGGTCCCACGCCACCGACCTGCCGAACGTGCCCGCGGCCAACCTGGTCCAGATCGGCATCGGAGGCTGGATCGGCAACCACTCGGGAGTCCAGGTCGCCGAGGAGCGCGACACCACCGTCATCACCATGTTCGACGTCGAGGAACTCGGCATCGCGCACGCGATGGAGATCGCCCTGGAGATCGCCTGGAAGGACGCCGCCGCCGTCTACCTCTCCTTCGACATCGACGTCGTCGACCCCGGCTACGCCCCCGGCACCGGCACCCCCGAACCCGGCGGCATGTCTCCTCGCGAAGCCCTGAAAGCCGTGCGCACGGTCGCCCAGGAGGGGCTGATCGGCATGGACCTGGTGGAGATATCCCCGCCCTACGACGTCGCCGACTGCACCTCCCAACTCGGCGCCCGCGTCATCATGGACACCCTCGCCACGCTCGTCGAGAACGGCCATCTCGGCACCCGCCTGACCGCCGACCAACGCGCCGAGGCCGAGCAGCGCCGCGACCGCGCGGCTGGAATCGTCGACGACCACTGA
- a CDS encoding MarR family winged helix-turn-helix transcriptional regulator yields the protein MSRRDAAHGASDAIGSALYGLATRAVRRLPRDMSLTSAATLATLDKTGPRRITDLAVAEGVTQPAMTVLVRVMEESGLVERRGDPSDKRVTLVCLTEAGASYVRTRRRTGVDAYARLIDELTGDEVEALAAALPALLHLAELDSHAREESDR from the coding sequence ATGAGTCGCCGAGACGCCGCGCACGGCGCTTCCGATGCCATCGGGTCAGCCCTCTACGGCCTGGCCACCAGGGCCGTCAGACGCCTTCCCCGCGACATGAGCCTGACGTCCGCCGCCACCTTGGCCACCCTGGACAAGACCGGCCCGCGACGGATCACCGATCTGGCGGTGGCCGAGGGCGTCACCCAGCCCGCGATGACCGTCCTGGTCCGGGTGATGGAGGAATCCGGGCTGGTCGAGCGGAGGGGCGATCCGTCCGACAAGCGGGTCACGCTGGTGTGCCTGACCGAGGCCGGCGCGTCGTACGTCCGGACGCGACGCCGGACGGGCGTCGACGCGTACGCGCGGTTGATCGACGAACTCACCGGTGACGAGGTCGAGGCCTTGGCAGCAGCCCTTCCGGCGCTGCTGCATCTGGCGGAGCTCGACAGCCACGCCCGAGAGGAGTCGGACCGGTGA
- a CDS encoding MFS transporter, with translation MSTALIRSEARPLVPALMFIALVVAAVASLGTPLITSVATTFHVSLDSAQWTLTIALLSGAVATPVLGRLGAGPHRRATVLATLAIVVVGSALTVLPLPFAWLLVGRAAQGVGLGLTALMMGVARDHLPEERSAATIALISVVSIIGAGVGYPLAALLAEFGGLRAAYGLGLLVTAIAFVTAWRSMPAAPEGRSAHVNVAGALVLAGGLLLVLFLAGERSLWSRHLAVAVTLAVAAVLLLCVWTVSELRSRTPLVDVRAVRHPAVAGANIAMFVGGSGMYLLLTLITRYAQTPHSAGYGFGLTTFVAGLVLIPFSVLGFVAGKLTPRVRTRIDGPLLLAGSAAIVGGGFVLFATARSNLAELLAAMGVLGFGVGSFSAAMPGVILAVTPKSETSSAMSFNYVVRSVGYSLGSAIGGLVLAAGTATGRLFPNDDAYTTAALVGVAAMAITTTAGLALARRRSPETNPITAPVDVPGLDRSSRTGS, from the coding sequence ATGAGCACTGCCCTGATACGTTCCGAGGCACGTCCGCTGGTCCCCGCCCTGATGTTCATCGCCCTGGTCGTGGCGGCCGTCGCCAGCCTCGGGACGCCGCTCATCACCAGCGTGGCGACCACGTTCCACGTCTCCCTCGACAGCGCGCAGTGGACGCTGACCATCGCCCTGCTCAGCGGCGCCGTCGCCACACCCGTCCTCGGTCGGCTCGGAGCCGGTCCGCACCGGCGGGCCACGGTTCTCGCCACGCTGGCGATCGTCGTCGTCGGCAGCGCGCTCACCGTGCTGCCGCTGCCGTTCGCCTGGCTGCTCGTCGGCAGAGCGGCCCAAGGCGTCGGACTCGGCCTCACGGCGCTGATGATGGGCGTGGCCCGCGACCATCTTCCCGAGGAGCGCAGCGCGGCCACGATCGCCCTGATCTCGGTGGTCTCCATCATCGGAGCCGGCGTCGGCTACCCGCTGGCCGCGCTGCTCGCCGAGTTCGGCGGACTGCGGGCCGCCTACGGCCTCGGCCTGCTCGTCACCGCCATCGCCTTCGTGACCGCGTGGCGCTCCATGCCCGCGGCTCCCGAAGGCCGCTCCGCTCACGTGAACGTGGCCGGTGCGCTCGTCCTGGCGGGTGGACTGCTCCTCGTCCTGTTCCTGGCCGGCGAGAGGAGCCTGTGGAGCCGACACCTCGCCGTGGCGGTGACCCTTGCCGTCGCCGCCGTACTCCTGCTCTGCGTCTGGACCGTTTCCGAACTGCGCAGCAGGACGCCCCTGGTCGACGTCCGGGCGGTACGGCACCCGGCGGTCGCCGGGGCGAACATCGCCATGTTCGTCGGCGGGAGCGGCATGTACCTCCTGCTCACGCTCATCACCCGCTACGCGCAGACGCCGCACAGCGCCGGCTACGGCTTCGGACTGACCACCTTCGTGGCGGGGCTGGTCCTCATCCCGTTCTCCGTGCTGGGGTTCGTCGCCGGCAAGCTCACGCCGCGGGTCCGGACGCGGATCGACGGCCCCCTGCTCCTGGCCGGCAGCGCCGCCATCGTCGGCGGCGGGTTCGTCCTGTTCGCCACCGCCCGGTCCAACCTGGCCGAACTGCTCGCGGCCATGGGCGTGCTGGGCTTCGGCGTCGGCAGCTTCTCGGCCGCCATGCCCGGCGTCATCCTGGCCGTCACCCCCAAGAGCGAGACGTCGAGCGCCATGAGCTTCAACTACGTCGTCCGCAGCGTCGGGTACTCCCTGGGCAGCGCCATCGGCGGTCTGGTCCTGGCCGCCGGCACCGCCACGGGCCGCCTCTTCCCGAACGACGACGCCTACACGACCGCGGCGCTGGTCGGCGTCGCCGCGATGGCGATCACCACGACGGCCGGCCTCGCCCTCGCCCGCCGACGCTCACCCGAGACCAATCCGATCACAGCCCCGGTCGATGTGCCGGGCCTGGACCGGTCGAGTCGAACCGGGAGCTGA
- a CDS encoding DUF1330 domain-containing protein, producing MAKGYWVSVYRTIADPEKLAAYDKLAGPAVRAAGGRLLTRGSRVAVHDAGIAERTILIEFDSFEQAVAARASAAYQEALATLADGVERDFRIIEGLD from the coding sequence GTGGCCAAGGGCTACTGGGTCAGCGTCTACCGCACCATTGCGGACCCCGAGAAGCTGGCCGCCTACGACAAGTTGGCCGGTCCAGCCGTCAGGGCCGCGGGCGGGCGGCTGCTCACCCGCGGCAGCCGGGTCGCCGTACACGACGCCGGAATCGCCGAGCGCACCATTCTGATCGAGTTCGACAGCTTCGAACAGGCGGTCGCCGCCCGCGCGAGTGCGGCCTACCAGGAGGCGCTGGCCACACTTGCCGACGGCGTCGAGCGCGACTTCCGCATCATCGAAGGCCTCGACTGA
- a CDS encoding DUF397 domain-containing protein gives MYIEVASAADLAWQKSSFSNAESNCVEAAVHIDRATAVRDSKDPHGPALIFPTPAWHSFIAGIQQGTLPTHP, from the coding sequence ATGTACATCGAGGTAGCCTCAGCCGCCGATCTCGCATGGCAGAAGTCGTCGTTCAGCAACGCCGAAAGCAACTGCGTGGAGGCTGCCGTCCACATTGACCGGGCTACCGCCGTGCGCGATTCGAAGGACCCCCACGGCCCCGCCCTCATCTTCCCCACCCCCGCCTGGCACTCCTTCATCGCAGGCATCCAACAGGGCACCCTCCCCACCCACCCCTGA
- a CDS encoding DUF397 domain-containing protein, with product MESFDSTDVNWFKSSHSNGQSNCVEIAFLTNKAVPVRDSKDPAGPALIFPTPAWHSFIAGVQLGTLPIEF from the coding sequence ATGGAAAGCTTTGATTCAACGGACGTGAACTGGTTCAAGTCCAGCCACAGTAACGGTCAATCAAACTGCGTAGAAATCGCATTCCTGACCAACAAGGCCGTCCCCGTCCGCGACAGCAAGGACCCTGCCGGCCCCGCCCTCATCTTCCCCACCCCCGCCTGGCACTCCTTCATCGCAGGCGTACAACTGGGCACCCTCCCCATCGAGTTCTGA
- a CDS encoding helix-turn-helix transcriptional regulator encodes MAEGPTGSTVPRRQLGRYLRDLRNRSRLTVRAAARQLEWSEAKMWRIETGQTSLRSLDVEAMCKVYGAPADLTEALMGLAKETKARGWWHSYGDVIPEGFDLYIGLEEAASQIDWYESELIPGLLQTEDYARTIIRADNPDEAEDEIERRARLRTARQVILTRATEAPTLRVALSEAVLRRPVGTPAVMATQLLHLVEASGLIQIRVVPFTAGLHLGVMSGPFTILRFPRNPDGSETEPPTVYADGYTGDLYLDKSREVERYDKAFSNIWETALNEQASKDLISEVAGSYGKL; translated from the coding sequence ATGGCGGAAGGCCCGACAGGATCAACCGTGCCGCGACGGCAGCTCGGGCGGTACCTTCGCGATCTACGCAACAGGTCGCGGCTCACAGTGAGGGCAGCGGCACGCCAACTGGAGTGGTCGGAGGCGAAGATGTGGCGAATCGAGACCGGTCAGACCTCGCTCCGCAGCCTCGACGTCGAGGCCATGTGCAAGGTCTACGGCGCGCCGGCGGATCTCACCGAGGCACTGATGGGCCTGGCGAAGGAGACGAAGGCGCGCGGCTGGTGGCACTCCTACGGCGACGTGATTCCCGAAGGATTCGACCTCTACATCGGCCTGGAGGAAGCGGCATCACAGATCGACTGGTACGAGAGTGAGTTGATCCCCGGGCTGCTGCAGACCGAGGACTACGCCCGCACGATCATCCGTGCGGACAACCCCGATGAGGCCGAGGACGAGATCGAGCGCCGCGCTCGCTTGCGGACGGCCCGTCAGGTCATCCTCACCCGCGCCACCGAGGCGCCGACGCTGCGCGTGGCGCTGAGCGAAGCCGTACTCAGGCGCCCGGTGGGCACACCGGCCGTGATGGCCACTCAGCTGCTCCATCTGGTGGAGGCCTCCGGGTTGATCCAGATCAGGGTCGTGCCGTTCACGGCGGGCCTGCACCTCGGCGTCATGTCCGGCCCGTTCACCATCCTGCGCTTCCCCCGCAACCCGGACGGCAGCGAGACCGAGCCTCCGACCGTCTATGCGGACGGTTACACGGGCGACCTCTACCTGGACAAGTCCCGTGAAGTTGAACGCTACGACAAGGCGTTCAGCAACATCTGGGAGACAGCACTCAACGAGCAGGCGTCAAAAGATCTGATCTCCGAAGTGGCAGGGAGCTATGGAAAGCTTTGA
- a CDS encoding ATP-binding protein, translating to MPESIDSPPSPTDQDHCWLTRSPQAPARARRVLRAFLRTVRDGERFVGTGELLLSELVTNALVHGTRRGQLIRVGLEVDGELLWISVEDASGVPPQLRVTAEEESGRGLQLVDTLAEKWGWGPRDGIGVGKRVWCSCAPDPAVR from the coding sequence ATGCCTGAATCGATCGACAGTCCGCCGTCCCCCACCGACCAGGACCACTGCTGGCTCACCCGCAGTCCGCAGGCCCCCGCTCGTGCTCGACGCGTGCTGCGGGCCTTCCTTCGTACCGTCCGGGATGGTGAGCGGTTCGTCGGGACCGGGGAGTTGCTGCTGAGTGAGCTGGTGACCAACGCGCTCGTGCACGGGACCAGGCGGGGGCAGTTGATCCGGGTCGGGCTGGAGGTGGACGGGGAGTTGCTGTGGATCTCGGTGGAGGACGCCTCCGGTGTGCCGCCGCAGTTGCGGGTCACGGCCGAGGAGGAGTCGGGTCGTGGGCTGCAACTGGTCGACACGCTGGCCGAGAAGTGGGGTTGGGGCCCGCGTGACGGGATCGGTGTCGGCAAGCGCGTGTGGTGCTCGTGCGCCCCCGACCCGGCGGTGAGGTAG